A portion of the Cryptomeria japonica chromosome 5, Sugi_1.0, whole genome shotgun sequence genome contains these proteins:
- the LOC131075489 gene encoding L-type lectin-domain containing receptor kinase IX.1-like, giving the protein MSLVFPYHSPISAPSLGDIITSSSESSSLHPSDVTGSSKIPNIVIIPICVVPAICAFIFFGRRFYIKRKSRGEARESDEELNKLLGQAAQSLRSFAYADLSAATNNFRDAHKTGSGGFGCVYRGTLPGTNKAVAVKRVSPTCKQGKNQYVSEVVINTKLTHHNLVRFLGWCHRKDDLLLVYELLSNGSLDKYLFGETEALLNWDRRYSIACDIASALVYLHEDRHESVVHRDIKASNVMLDSNFKAKLGDFGLARVMEREKGGHTTMAAGTIGYMAPESVTTGKATRESDVFSFGALALEIACGRRPADWSLIEHNFRVVEWVWHLHGQGRILDAADEKLGGNFNGKEMERLIQVGLLCSHLDPNARPNMETVVGILKRGAELPHVSLEFPVPVYGNRPSADITSSSKSIVDGLLFSSSKFSTSSRSHSL; this is encoded by the coding sequence ATGTCACTGGTTTTCCCCTACCATAGTCCCATCTCAGCTCCGTCGCTTGGCGACATTATAACCTCCTCATCTGAGTCTTCCTCCTTACATCCATCAGACGTAACAGGTTCGTCGAAAATACCTAATATCGTCATTATACCGATATGTGTTGTGCCCGCCATATGTGCTTTTATCTTCTTTGGACGTAGATTTTACATCAAGAGGAAGAGCAGAGGTGAGGCTCGGGAGAGCGACGAGGAGCTCAACAAATTGCTTGGCCAAGCTGCTCAGTCCCTTCGTTCATTTGCATATGCTGACCTCAGCGCCGCCACCAATAACTTCAGAGACGCTCACAAGACTGGAAGCGGCGGCTTTGGATGTGTATACAGAGGCACTTTGCCTGGCACAAACAAAGCTGTAGCTGTAAAAAGAGTATCTCCAACTTGCAAGCAAGGTAAGAATCAGTACGTATCAGAAGTTGTAATAAACACTAAACTTACACACCACAATCTTGTCAGGTTTCTGGGTTGGTGCCATCGAAAGGACGATTTGCTTCTGGTCTACGAATTGCTCTCAAATGGAAGCCTTGACAAATATCTGTTTGGGGAGACGGAGGCACTTTTGAATTGGGATCGAAGATACAGCATAGCCTGTGATATAGCCTCTGCTCTGGTTTATCTTCACGAGGACCGGCATGAGAGCGTTGTGCACAGAGACATAAAGGCCAGCAATGTGATGTTGGATTCGAACTTCAAAGCCAAGCTGGGGGATTTTGGGCTTGCCAGAGTGATGGAGCGCGAAAAAGGAGGACATACAACTATGGCAGCAGGAACAATTGGGTACATGGCACCAGAGTCCGTAACAACGGGAAAGGCTACTCGAGAGTCCGACGTGTTCAGTTTTGGTGCTTTAGCTCTGGAAATTGCCTGTGGAAGACGGCCGGCGGACTGGAGCTTGATTGAACACAATTTCAGAGTGGTAGAATGGGTTTGGCATTTGCATGGGCAGGGCAGAATTCTTGATGCAGCAGATGAAAAACTGGGTGGAAACTTCAATGGTAAGGAAATGGAACGGCTTATACAAGTGGGATTGTTGTGTTCTCATCTCGATCCCAATGCCAGACCGAATATGGAAACAGTGGTGGGTATATTGAAAAGAGGAGCCGAATTGCCTCATGTTTCTCTAGAATTTCCTGTGCCAGTGTATGGTAACCGTCCTTCAGCTGATATCACCTCATCCTCAAAATCGATAGTCGATGGACTTTTATTCTCGTCTAGTAAGTTTTCCACCAGCTCACGAAGCCATTCCCTATAA